The nucleotide window ATAAAAGCAATCTGATTGATAGCTGTAAGTAGCATTTGTATCTTTGAGATTATCTGGAACGGCAGGAAAAAGGATAAAGGAATGTATTCCATGCAGAACGCAGGCTTCTATTTCTTCCAGCGCACTGTCAATAGAGAGCCTAAAAATACCGGGCATAGAATCTACCATAACCCGCTGATTTTCACCCGGTAGTAAAAACAAGGGATAAACCAATTGTTCTTTGATTAAATAGGTTTCCTGTGTGAGTTCACGAATTGCTGCGGTATTTCGGTTCCGGCGCGGCCTACGAATTATTTCCATTTTGGGGTAAAATTGCCTCAAAATTATTGGTTTTTAAGATAGAATTCATTTTTAATAAACCCATTTTTCTAAGGAATATTTAATCGTAGCGGGCAGTGCTTCCCAAAAATAGCGGCTTATTTGCGTAGCAAAACTGGGTTGCATATAGCAGTTTATCGTGCAGCCTTCACAACCCTGTAGTCTTCCTTCTAATTTGATAGCAGCTTGAACCTCCGGTTGATGATATAAATCATATAAATTTCCGGTTATGGGAAAACTTTGATGCGTTAGATGGTAGCAAGGCAGTAAGAGTGCGTTTTCCGGAGATATAACGATAGTGGTAGAAGCTGCCCTGCAAATTGGGGCGTTAATTTTGTTTCCGCCATTTTCCCGTAAAGTTAAAAAGGCTTCGTTTAGATAAACACCGGATTTTTTAGCCCACGGACGTAGCTCCTGTACGATAGATTGGGTCAAATCTTCTCCAACCGAATTGTATTCAAAAACCGGATTAAGAATTAATATCAAACCATTTTTTTGGCTAATGTGATGATACACTTCCGGCAAATGCCGGATAGATTGATTTGTTACTGTAAATAAAATATCCGGTTGCTCCCCTAAACTCCGTGCAATTTGGATACTTTCCATAAAATGGTCAAAACAAGCTACGCCACGTGAAGCATTATGCTCTTCCCGAATAGGAGAATCTAACGAAAAATGCAGCATATCTACTAAGCCTCGCAAACGCTGTGCGTACTTTGGATATAGCAATGTATTGGTCGTAACGGTAGTAATAAACCCAAGTTTTTTAGCAAGGGATAAAAACTCGGGAAGCTGCCTATGCAATAACGGCTCTCCACCTGTAAAATCTATGACTTTCACACCTAAGCGCTTTAAATCACGGAGGTTTTCTTTTACAGAAGTTTCGGTAGCATACGGCGAAGGCTTCTCCCAAATATCACAAAAATGACACTTGGCATTGCAACGATACGTTAGATAATAGTTACACAAAACCGGAGAACGAACAAGCACAAAAGCCATATTCAAACTTAAACAAAAGAGAGAATGAAAAAATTACACATTCAAACCCAAAAACTATAAATACTTAAAAACCAGTGCTAAAAATCTGACTACCATAATCTTAAATATGTTTTCCCGAAATAAATTTTCTATCAAAATATTCCTAAAATTTGAACTTAACTTTGGGTTATATTTGTAATTACATTAACTATTGAAAAAACAGACCATAAATTCTTTTACGAACTAAAAAATAGATTAATTTTGAAAAAAAATCACCCGTTTAACTGCGTATTTATAGCAAAAATCCCAAAATTTAATAAAATAATATGATTCATTCATTTCACATACCCGTAATGGGCTTGTCATATACCATAGACACCCCCATTAAGGTAGCACATTTAGGCATATCTTCTGTCATTTCCATTGCTGATGATCTTCTTTTAGAAAAAGCGAGAGATTTTTATGCTAATCAATTTTCTATACCGGTACAATCAATTAACAGAAGAGATAAAGATGCAAGGTCTTCTGTTACAACATCTTATCTAAACTTAGTTAATGAAATCGTTGAGAAAAAATGGTTATCACATATAAACCAATTAGTTGATAGCGCGGAATATCGAGAAAGTTTTTTGTCTATACTACCGAACGCAAGTTATTGGCAACGAGAATGGCAAGCCAAAAACAACGAACTATCGAAAGAGGAACTAACCGAGTGGGCTAAAACACAGTTTAAAGCTGGCAGTATTGACGTAAACATCATGACCAAGTTGGATAAAAAAAATGCCAGCTTTGGAAAAGAATTGCCAATAGAATACAATGACGCACACGCAGCTTTACGTGGCTTTGCACAAAGCAAGTTAAGTTCTTCCGTTATTTTATCAGCCGGTATAAACATCCCGTTATTCAGCTATATGCAAAAATTTGATGACTTTTTCCCGGATGTTAATGGCAATATGACTAAAAAAATCATCATTAAAGTAAGTGATTATCGCTCTGCTCTGATTCAGGGTAAAATGTTAGCTAAAAAAGGTTTATGGGTTTCAGAATTCAGGATAGAATCAGGATTAAACTGCGGAGGGCACGCATTTGCAACACAAGGATATTTGATGGGACCAATATTGGAAGAATTTAAGCAAAAAAGAAGTGAACTTTATAACGAGCTTTTAACAATGTGGCGAATAGCTCTCAAATCAGAAAATAGATATAACACGGAAATACAAGACCCCA belongs to Bacteroidia bacterium and includes:
- a CDS encoding radical SAM protein, whose product is MAFVLVRSPVLCNYYLTYRCNAKCHFCDIWEKPSPYATETSVKENLRDLKRLGVKVIDFTGGEPLLHRQLPEFLSLAKKLGFITTVTTNTLLYPKYAQRLRGLVDMLHFSLDSPIREEHNASRGVACFDHFMESIQIARSLGEQPDILFTVTNQSIRHLPEVYHHISQKNGLILILNPVFEYNSVGEDLTQSIVQELRPWAKKSGVYLNEAFLTLRENGGNKINAPICRAASTTIVISPENALLLPCYHLTHQSFPITGNLYDLYHQPEVQAAIKLEGRLQGCEGCTINCYMQPSFATQISRYFWEALPATIKYSLEKWVY